A window from Branchiostoma lanceolatum isolate klBraLanc5 chromosome 9, klBraLanc5.hap2, whole genome shotgun sequence encodes these proteins:
- the LOC136441284 gene encoding long-chain fatty acid transport protein 4-like: protein MFRPVSSYRPARLLRTFVSLFPERRTMLKLAGYGALAAVLWRYGGLGWAGVVGGITAVYLATGGWRFARVVALTLPRDIHALTSLIKFKMAMKKHTKNKTTIPDMFAETVARHPSKVAFMYEDQIWTFQELDDYSNAIGNYFHQKGYRSGDVVAMFMESRPVFVAIWLGLAKIGVVAALINFNLRMESLAHCINVSQAKALIFGAELFEAVVKSRSLLNKDLQLFCQGRPSMRAIVSYTDLDPEVASAPKLPPPMASTEKPTFNDTLLYIYTSGTTGLPKAAVVKNSRYFYMANAVHHLFGLRKDDVVYCTLPLYHTAGGILGVGQALIFGTSVAVRRKFSASNFWDDCVKYNCTVIQYIGEICRYLLAQPTRPAETQHRVRVALGQGLRARNWEHFMERFGIKQVAELYGATEGNVNIANVPGKVGACGFNSAILPWVYPIRLVRVDEGTGELLRGPDGLCIPAQAGECGELVGKIIQGDPMREYDGYADKQATKKKIAYDVFKKGDMAFLSGDVLMMDDLGYLYFRDRSGDTFRWKGENVSTMEVEGAVSKLLDHRDTVVYGVEIPGLEGRAGMAAVADQNNSLDLRKLVSSLKQVLPVYAIPMFLRLTKNVDTTGTFKLKKTDVRKEGFNPDVISDKMYYMDLSAGTYKPLDSAAYQDIINGKIRL from the exons ATGTTTCGCCCGGTTTCTTCCTATCGCCCAGCCAGATTACTGCGTACGTTTGTGTCCCTGTTCCCCGAGAGGAGAACGATGTTGAAGCTGGCGGGTTACGGCGCCCTGGCGGCGGTGTTGTGGCGGTACGGCGGCCTAGGGTGGGCGGGGGTGGTGGGAGGAATCACCGCCGTGTATCTTGCGACAGGAGGCTGGAGATTTGCTCGTGTCGTGGCGCTCACTTTGCCGAGAGACATTCA TGCTCTTACAAGCCTGATCAAGTTCAAGATGGCGATGAAGAAACACACCAAGAACAAGACAACCATTCCAGACATGTTCGCGGAAACAGTGGCCAGGCATCCCAGCAAG GTTGCCTTCATGTACGAAGACCAGATCTGGACATTCCAAGAACTGGACGATTATTCCAACGCCATCGGAAACTACTTCCACCAGAAGGGGTACCGCAGCGGCGATGTCGTCGCCATGTTCATGGAATCCAGGCCGGTATTCGTCGCGATCTGGCTGGGCCTGGCGAAGATCGGCGTCGTCGCAGCCTTGATCAACTTCAACTTGAGAATGGAGTCGTTGGCACACTGCATCAATGTGTCGCAAGCAAAGGCGCTCATATTTGGGGCTGAACTATTTGAAG CGGTGGTAAAGTCACGGTCGCTGCTGAATAAGGACCTCCAGCTGTTCTGTCAGGGACGTCCGTCCATGCGCGCCATCGTATCGTACACCGACCTGGACCCAGAGGTCGCCAGCGCCCCCAAACTCCCCCCACCAATGGCCAGCACAGAAAAACCTACCTTCAATG ATACTCTTCTTTATATCTACACCTCTGGCACAACCGGGTTACCCAAAGCGGCAGTCGTGAAAAACAGTCGTTACTTCTACATGGCCAATGCCGTCCACCACTTGTTCGGCCTGCGTAAAGACGACGTGGTCTACTGTACGCTGCCGCTGTACCACACGGCGGGCGGGATCCTCGGCGTAGGGCAGGCGCTCATTTTCGGGACGTCGGTCGCTGTAAGAAGGAAGTTCTCCGCGAGCAACTTCTGGGATGACTGTGTGAAATATAACTGTACT GTTATCCAGTATATTGGTGAAATCTGCAGATATCTACTGGCGCAGCCGACCCGTCCGGCGGAGACGCAGCACCGCGTACGCGTGGCGCTGGGACAGGGGCTACGGGCTCGGAACTGGGAGCACTTCATGGAGAGGTTCGGGATCAAACAAGTAGCCGAGCTGTACGGAGCTACAGAAGGGAATGTCAACATCGCCAATGTACCAG GAAAGGTTGGAGCGTGTGGTTTTAACTCTGCCATCCTGCCCTGGGTGTACCCCATCAGACTGGTGAGGGTGGATGAGGGGACAGGGGAGCTACTCAGGGGGCCGGATGGACTCTGTATCCCTGCACAGGCTG GTGAGTGTGGAGAGCTTGTTGGGAAGATCATACAGGGGGACCCCATGAGGGAGTACGATGGGTATGCAGACAAGCAGGCCACCAAGAAGAAGATCGCCTACGATGTCTTCAAGAAGGGAGACATGGCTTTCTTATCAG GTGACGTCCTGATGATGGATGACCTGGGCTACCTGTACTTCCGGGACCGTTCGGGTGACACGTTCCGCTGGAAGGGCGAGAACGTGTCCACCATGGAGGTGGAGGGCGCCGTCAGCAAACTGCTGGACCACAGGGACACCGTGGTCTATGGGGTGGAGATACCAG GCCTGGAGGGTCGAGCAGGAATGGCAGCTGTAGCAGACCAGAACAACTCCTTAGACCTGCGGAAGCTGGTCAGCAGTTTGAAGCAGGTCCTGCCTGTGTATGCTATCCCCATGTTCCTCAGACTCACCAAGAATGTGGACACTACAG GTACCTTTAAGTTGAAGAAAACGGATGTGCGTAAAGAAGGCTTCAACCCCGATGTCATCTCCGACAAGATGTACTACATGGACTTGTCCGCGGGAACCTACAAGCCGCTCGACTCTGCCGCGTACCAAGATATCATCAACGGGAAAATCCGCTTGTGA